Below is a genomic region from Dyella terrae.
CGCGAAGTGCTGGACGTGCTGCGCAGCCGTCATGTGGTGCTGGTGGATACCGCCGGCGTTGCCGGCAGCGATCCACGCCTGACCCAGCAGATGAACCTGCTGCGCCAGGCGGGCGACCTGCGCATCTGCCTGGTGATGGCTGCCAATGCGCAGGCGCAGTCGCTGGACGACACCATCCGGGCCTATCTGCCGCAGCATCCGCAGGCCTGCATCCTCACCAAGCTGGACGAGACGCCGAGTCTCGGCGGTGCGCTTTCGGTCCTCATTCGCCACCGCATGCCGCTGGACTACACCACCGATGGCCAGCGCGTGCCCGAGGACATTACGGCCGCCGATGCGCGCGTGCTCGTGTGTCGTGCCGCGCAAGCCCTCAAGGGCAACGCCCCTCCGGTCGATGACGGTCAGATGGCCGAACGCTTCGGCATGGCGCTGGCGGGGGTTTGATGGATACGTTTGCGATGAACCAGGCCTGGGGCCTCAAGACCATGTTCGGCGCGATGAACGGCCAGGTCGATGGCGGCGCCGACGTCGCATTGTCCCTGGCCCAGGACACCACCACGCCGCGTCGCCGTTGCCGTGCGATCACGGTTGCTGGTGGCAAGGGTGGCGTGGGCAAGTCCACCGTCGCCGTGAACCTGGGCATGTCCCTGGCCATGGCCGGTCGCGACGTCATGCTGCTGGATGCCGACATGGGCCTGGCCAATGTCGACGTGCTGCTGGGTCTGAGCCCTTCGCGGCACATCGGCCATCTGCTCGATGGCACCTGCGGCCTGAAGGACCTGCTGCTGCCGGCCCCGCATGGGCTGAAAGTGATCCCGGCCGGCTCGGGCGCGCGTCGCCTCGCGCAGATGGGCACGGGCGAGCACGCCGCTGTGATCCGCGCCTTCGATGAGCTGCAGGACCCGCCGGAATACCTTCTGGTCGATACCGCCGCCGGTGTCTCGGACAACGTCGTGATGTTCGCGGCCGCTGCCGACGACGTGGTGCTGGTGGTCTGCGACGAACCCGCTTCGCTGACCGACGCCTACGCCCTGACCAAGGTGCTCAGCCGCGATTTCCGCGTACGCCGCTTCCACGTGGTCGCCAACATGGTGCGCCATGCGGGCGAGGCGCGCGCCCTGTACGACAAGCTCGCACGCGTGTGCGACCGATTCCTGGACGTCGCCCTGGATTTCATGGGCACGGTGCCCTACGACGAACACCTGCGGCAGGCCATCCGGCGCCAGAGCGCCGTCGTGGACATGTGGCCGGCAAGTCGCGCGTCACGGGGATTCAAGCAACTGGCAGGTGTGGTCGATACATGGGGTGAACCCCAGCGACCGGGGCGCGACCGCATCGCCTTTTTTGGTGGCCGGAACGCATCGGTGACGGGGTGGTGAGATGAGCGTGGCATCCGAGTATCTGCAGCTGCAGCGCGAGAGCACCGAAGACATGGTGCGCCGACATGCACCCTTGGTGCGGCGCATCGCCTATCACCTGATGGGCCGGTTGCCGCCGAGCGTGGATGTGGAAGATTTGGTGCAGGCAGGGATGATCGGTTTGCTGGAAGCGGCGCGTAACTTCGCCACCGATCGCCAGGCGAGCTTCGAGACGTATGCGGGCATCCGCATCCGCGGCGCGATGCTCGACGAGCTGCGCAAGACGGATTGGACGCCTCGCTCGGTGCACCGCAAATTGCGTGAAGTGTCGGAAGTCGTAAGACAGATCGAGAACGAAACGGGTGCCGATGCCCCTGACGCCGAAGTGGTCCGGCGCCTGGGTATCAGCACGCAGGAGTACCACCAGATCCTGGCCGACGCCGCGAGCGCGCGCCTGCTCAGCCTCTCCACGCCGGATGAGGATGACGAGGGTGCGGCGCTGGACGTCGCCGACCAGGAAGGTTTGGGTCCGCAGGACCGCATCGAACAGGAAGGCATGCGCCAGTCCCTGATCGATGCGATTTCCGGACTGCCGGAACGAGAGCAGTTGGTGATGTCGCTGTACTACGAGCAGGAGCTCAACCTGAAGGAAATTGGCGCCGTGCTCGGCGTGACCGAGTCGCGCGTGTGCCAGATCCATGGGGCTGCGCTTGTGCGGTTGCGTGCGCGAATGACGGATTGGCGCGCAGCTCCGGTGAATAGTGAATCGGGAACAGTGAACAGGAAAGGCCGTTCCCCCGAATCCTCCCGTGCACCCCGACGCTGACGCTCTTACCCATTAACTATTCACCATTCCCAAGGAAATCCTTTGGACAAGAACATGAAGATCCTGGTGGTGGACGACTTCTCCACCATGCGCCGCATCGTGCGGAACCTGCTCGTCGAGCTGGGTTTCAGCAACGCGCTGATCCAGGAAGCCGATGACGGTGCCAATGCGATCGAGATGCTGAAGAAGTTTCCGTTCGACATGGTGGTTACCGACTGGAACATGCCGAACATGACCGGCATCGACCTGCTGCGCGCCATCCGCGCCGAGCCTGAGCTCAAAGCCATGCCGGTGTTGATGGTGACGGCAGAGAACAACCGCGACCAGATCATCGCCGCCGCGCAGGCCGGCGTGAACGGTTACATCGTCAAGCCCTTCACCGCCGTCACCCTGAAGGAAAAGCTGGACAAGATCTTCGAGCGGCTTGCCGCGCAAGGAGCAACTGCATGAGCGCCGTGATGTCCACTCCCCTGAGCGTGTCGCTGCCGCCGGAACTGCAGAACCTGCTCAACAGCCCCGATGGCGCTACCTTCGAAATGGCGCTGGACAGCATGGTTCGCCAGCGCGAACAGCATCTGTTCCGCGCGCTGGGCCTGCTCGCCCGCGACCTGCACGATGCCGTGCGTCGCCTCGGTGGCGAACTGGCGCAGGAAGGCGTGCCGGACAGCGTTGCCGATGCGCGCCAGCATCTGCATGACGTCCTGGAGATGAGTTCCAAGGCCGCGCATCGCAGTATCGATTTTGCCGAACGCATGCGCCCGCAGGCGGAAGTGCTCGAGACCAACGCCGGCGAAGTGCTGGAGTGGAGCGAAGCCGGCCAGCCGGCCGCCGTCCTCGCCACGCAGGCGCGCGACTTCGCGCAGCAGTGCCGCGAAGGCCTGTCCGACATGGTGATGGCGCAGTCGTGGCAGGACCTGTCAGGCCAGCGCATCAAGAAGGTCGCCACCTTTATCGGCAACGTCGAGTCCTCGTTGCTGGAGCTGGTGCGCCTCACGGGTGCGCTTGCCGGCGGCGAAGCACCGGCCGCCGCTGCCAAGGTGTCGAGCCAGGATGAGGCCGACCGCTTGCTCAGCGAATTCGGTTTCTGAGCGGGACACCCATGGATCCCACGCTGGACAGCGAGCTGCGTGACGACTTCCTGGTCGAGGCCGGGGAGCTGGTGCAGCGCCTGAGCGAACAACTCGTTGAGCTGGAGACGTCCCCACAGGATGCCGACCTGCTCAACGCGGTGTTTCGTGCGTTCCACACGGTGAAGGGTGGCGCGGGGTTCCTCGGCGTCGAACCGATGGTGCAGATGTGCCATCACGCCGAAGACCTGCTCAACGAAGCGCGCAACGGCGCGCTCGTGCTCGATTCGGCGCAGATGGATGCGCTGCTCGAAGCGCTGGACCTGCTCAATGACATGATGGCCGCGCTCGGCGCGTCGGCCGAGATCGAACATGCCCCGGCATCGCTGCTGGTGCGCTTGCAGCCGCCGCGCAACAAGCCCAGGCCGGCACCGAAGCCCGTGCAGGCGCCTGCACCTGCGCCGCCGCCGGCCGAAGGCGGCACGATCGACGACGCCGAGTTCGAGGCCTTGCTCGACAGCTTGTACGGCACGGGTGGTGCGCCAGGTGCGCCGTCGGAATCGACCGCGTCGGATGCCATCGACGACGCCGAATTCGAGGCATTGCTCGATCAGTTGCATGGCAAGAACGCGCCAGGCGCCACCGCCCCGCCGGCATCGAACACTATCGATGACAGCGAGTTCGAAGCGCTGCTCGATCAGCTTCATGGCAAGGGCACGGCGCCGGGCAAGCCCGAACCGCCGGCGCCCGCGCCCGCACCGAAGCCCGCTGCACCCAAGGCCTCGAAGCCTGCCGCGGCACCGGAGGCCTCGGTGCGCGTCGATACTTCGCGCCTCGATTCACTGGTCAACCACGCCGGTGAGCTGGTGCTCGTTCGCAATCGCCTGGTCAGCCTGGCGTCGAATGGCAACGACGAACCGCTGAGCACTGCCGCCAGCGAACTTGATCGCGTCGCCGACGAATTGCAGGGTGCCGTGCTGGGCATGCGCATGCAGCCCGTCGGTCGCCTGTTTCAGCGCTTCCCGCGCATCGTGCGCGATCTTGCACGCCAATTGGGCAAAGAGATCGAGCTGGTCACGGAAGGCGAAGACACCGATCTGGATCGCAGCCTGGTTGAATCCCTGGCCGATCCGCTGATTCACCTGTTGCGCAATGCCGTCGATCACGGCCTGGAAATGCCGGACGCGCGTGAAGCGGCAGGCAAGCCACGCAAGGGTCGCGTGCGCCTGTCGGCGAGCCAGCGCGGCGAACGCATCGTCATTGTGGTGGCCGACGACGGCAAGGGCATGAACCCGGACATCCTTCGCCAAAAGGCGGTGGAAAAGGGTGTCATCGATGCGGCGCAGGCCGCGCGCCTGACTGAAACCGAAAGCCTGGAGCTGATCTTCCGCCCGGGCTTCTCGACCGCCAGCACGGTGTCCGATATCTCCGGTCGCGGCGTCGGCATGGACGTGGTGAAGACGCGCGTGGCCGAGCTGGGCGGCACCTTGCAGGTGCGGTCGAAGAAGGGCCAGGGCAGTGAGCTTGAACTCACCGTGCCGCTGACGCTGGCGATCCTGCGCGTGCTGATGGTACGCGTGGGTACGCGCCTGTTCGCGATGCCGTTGGGCAACGTCGACGAAGTGTTCGAACTGGCGCCGGGCCAGGATCGCCTTCTGGATGGCTCGCTGGTCGCCTCGCATCGCGATCGTGCGTTGCCGCTGGGTGATCTGTCGCGCTGGGCGGATGCGTCGGCCGATGCCGGTCGCCACGTCGTCGTGCTGCACGTCGGTCACCAGCGCCTGGGCTGCCTGGTGCATGCGGTGATCGGGCGCGAAGACGTGATGGTCAAACCTCTTGGACCGCTGTTCGCAGGCGTGCCCGGCGTTGCCGGTGCCACGGTGACCGGCGACGGCAAGCTGGCCCTGGTGCTGGACCTGGCAGGTCTGGCCGGGGAGGGCGGTCCGCTGCTTTCATCTTCAAGAGCGGATTCCTGACATGGATCTCGTTAGTCTCATCGGTACGATCCTGGCCTTCGTGGTCATCATCGTCGGTACGGTGCTCAAGGGATCGAGCCTCGAAGCCTTGTGGAATCCCGCGGCCTTCGTGATCGTGATCATCGGCACCATCTCGGCCCTGCTCGTGCAGATGCAGGGCAAGGTGCTCAAGCACGCCATGGCCATGCTGCCCATGGTCTACAAGCCGCCGCGCCATCAGCCGGACGACCTTATCAGTCGCGTCATCGGCTGGAGCGAAATCTCGCGACGCCAGGGCCTGCTGGGGCTTGAGCCACAGATCGATTCGGAATCCGATGCCTTCGTGCGCAAGGGTCTGCAGTTGCTTGTCGACGGCAGCGAACCTGATGCGATCCGTGGCGTGCTCGAAGTCGAGCAGGAAACGCGCGAGCATGAAGACATGGCAGCCGCCAAGGTGTTCGAGCAGGCCGGTATCTACTCGCCCACCATGGGCATCATCGGCGCCGTGATGGGCCTCATGGCGGTGATGCAGAACCTCGCCGACCCGAGCAAGCTCGGTCACGGCATCGCGGCTGCCTTCGTGGCGACGATTTACGGTGTGGCCATCGCCAACATGTTGATGTTGCCGATGGCCAACCGCCTGAAGTCGCTGATCCACAAGCAGGTGAAGATGCGCGAGATCATCATCGAGGGTCTCGTTTCCATTGCGCGTGGCGATAACCCCCGCCAGATCGAAAGCCGCTTGCAGGGCTATCTGGCATGAGGCGGAAGAAGGGCCACGAAGACCACGTCAATCACGAAGCATGGGCGATCCCCTATGCCGACCTGATGACGTTGCTGCTGGCCTTCTTCGTGGTGATGTATGCGGTGTCCGTCGTGAATGAGGGCAAGTACCGCGTGATGTCGCAGTCGATCATCGAAGCCTTTAACGGCAACAACAAAACCATCCAGCCAGTGCATAGCAACAATGCGCCGCAGGTGGCGCCGGTACCGTCGTCACGACAGAGTTCCACGACACCGCCGTCGTTGACGCCACATATGGCGGTGCCGCTGCCTTCGCGCGCGCTGCAGCCGCAGATCACCCAGCCGGGCGTGCCGATCCATCGTGATCCAGGCCAGGAAAACCTCGCGCGCATCCAGGACCAGGTGCAGCAGGCCTTGCAGCCGCTGATCGACAAGAGCCTGGTGATTGTCCGTCGCACCAATACCTGGCTGGAAATCGAGATCCGCACGGATATCCTCTTTCCCAGTGGCGTGGCCAAGCTCAGTCCGCAGGCTGACAACACGCTGCGCAACATCGCCGACATTCTCGCGCCGTTCCCCAACCCGCTGCGTGTCGAGGGATACACCGACGACATGCCGATCAGCAACGTCGTTTACCCATCCAACTGGGAGCTGTCCGCCGCCCGCGCCGCGAGCGTGGCGCGCCTGTTCTCGGAGAACGGCGTGGACGCCAATCGCCTGGGCATCATCGGCTGGGGCCAGACGCGACCGGCGGCGGAAAACGACAGCACCGAAGGTCGCAATCGCAACCGACGCGTGCTGGTGGTGGTGTTGAGCGACGAGCAGGCGCCGGCTCGCTTCTACAGCGATGCCGGGCAGCCCGGTCAGCTCGCCCAGCAGCCGCAGACGACACCCGGCTCCGAGGCGTCGGCTCCGGCGACATTGCCCGTCCCGGCAACGCTCATGCCCGCCGCGGCCCCTGCCGCACGCGCACAGGTGGTGCCGGAGCAGGGCACCGTCGTGGTGTCCTCGCATGGCGCAGGTTGAAGACGTTCACGTGAAGGTAGATTCATGAGCCAGCAATTTGCCGCCTCCGCCGAACGTGGTTGGCTGATCTTTCACCTGGCCGGGCAGGTTTATGCCGCGCCGCTGACGCAGGTGAGCGAAGTGATTCGCGATGGCGAAGTGACGCCGGTGCCCGGCGCCGCGCCGGACCTGCTTGGCATCCGCCATCTGCGCGGTCGCGTGGTGCCGGTCATGGATGGTTGCCTGCGCCTTGGCCTGACGCGTGATCACGGTACCGACATGTCGCGCGCACGCATCGTGGTGCTCTCTCATCGTGGGCATCTGGTGGGATTGCGGGTGGACGCGGTGGGCGATCTGCTTGAGGTGGACGGCCATAAACTGGCACCGCCGCCGGGACGCACTGAGCGCCAGGACGATCCGGTTGAAGCGGTCGCGCCTTGGCAGGGTGGGTTTGCCGCATTGATCGACGTGCGTCGCATGTGCCGTCTCCCGGAGGAGCTTGAGCATGTGGCTTGAGCTGGCGGTGGGGGCACTCGCGCTGGTCGCTGCATGGCAGACGATGGCGATCTGGCTCCTGCGCAAGGCGGTGTTGAAGGCGCCTCGCGTCGTTTATCCCGCCGAGGCCTTTACCGATGTGCCGACGTCGATGCTGGTCGAAGCGCTGGCGCGTATCGAGCAGCAACTGAAGGATGCGCCATCGGCCAGGCATGCCGCCACGTCGACGTCGCACGAGCCCGAGGCTGTGCGCCGGCCGATTGCCGCCATGGCGGCCCCGCCGTTGGCCTCCAACTACGACCTTGCGCGGGAGTTGTTGCGCGAAGGTGCGCGCGTGGACGAACTGGTGCAGCGTTGCGGACTGTCTCGTGGCGAGGCCGAGTTGCTGCGCAACCTTCATGAGGCCGGCGAGCGGCTGGCCGCGGACGCCCGTCATACGATCGCGAACCACGGTGCGGAAGCACGCTTGCTGACTTAGTGGTCTCGCCGAAGACGCCATGCGTCGTCTGGCAACGGTGATTCACCCGGATGCACCTTGGTTCGACAGGCCATGGGCCCCAGTGCATTAACTCAGCGAGGGTGACTTGGAGCAGGCGTACGCCGCGTGATGTTGATTGACCGGCGGCGACACGATCCCCGAGCGACCGCGCGGGTAGTCCGGACACGACGTCGATCCGGAATGTCCAGACTGATGGATATATATGCGCCGAAGCGTGGCCCGTTCTTTCAGTTCGGCGATCCATGTCCTGAGACTCTCCGATTTGCGGTCGATTCCGTCTTGCGTGCGCTCGCTCAGGCCCTCTTCGATCATCGAAAGCAGCGTCGTCGGCTTGCAGGCACACAGTGACACGGGAGGCGCCGGGTTGGCGGGGGTGGCAACCTGGGATGGCGAACCCAGAAGGGCGGCGCGAATCACGCGAAGCTGTTGCGAACGATGTTTCGCCGCGTCTCGCGTGGCGTCAATGGGCTTATCCCAAAAATCCGAAGGGCGAGCATCGGGATGCGGCCTGACGCTGTTCGTCGCACTCGCTATTTTTCTTTCGCATAGCGTCGGTTCCGTCTGCGCCTTCGGCGCCGAGGCAGAAGAAAAGGGGCTCAGGATGCGTCCGAACATGGATGGTCCTTCAGAGGGTGGTGTATCGAAGTTGGTGGGAAGCGCGCACGCATTTTCCCCGACGGACAGCGCGCGAGATGGCGGCGCCAGGCGCCGGCCCCGGCTGACGCGAGCGCCACGGGTAGTGTCATGGCGTCGTGATGCCCGGAGTGATCGCGTCATGCTAGGCGGAACATGCGCCGGGAGCTTTCACGGTGCGACCAAGGCGCTGGCGCGCGCCGCTGGGATGGCGAAGCTCTGCGCCCGAATCGATCATCGTGACGCATCATCCGGAAACATCGGCCGTTTCTCTTTCTGAAAGCCTCTGCCGCGCACATCGCCGACCATGCGATTTTCGAGAAGGAGCGCAGCATGCCCATTCAAGTGAACCCGTCGGGCCGTATGAACCTGGATATGAAGCACCATCGCGGAAAGGATGTTGGGTCTTCGACGTTTGATCGCGCCCTTTGCATGGAGCCCGCCGTGCAGGCGGCCTTTGTCAATGCACGGATCGGAAACGCCGCCGGGAAAGGTTCGGACGTGCCTGCTGGTCAGCGCTGCTCGGCACGCGCGGCAGATGCCCCGCCTACGATGGTGCCCGGCGCCGTTTCAATCGTGATCCGGCCATCCCGGAACGGCGCCGACGGCACGAAGCCCGGAGCCGCGCATACGGGTGTCGCACGCATTGAGGTGTGCCCTCGTACGCCGTTTCTATGGAAGTTCGTCCATGACCAGGCAAGCCGAAGCTCGCAACGCTGAGGTTCGGACCGTTTCGCCCACAATGCAAGGCGGCCAGATGCTGGCCGCCCAATGCTCCCGCCCAGTGAAGAGGCGCCATCCCGGGCGAGGATTGCCGGCACGTGCATAGTTGAAATTGGCGGTTGCCTTGCTGATGCGCGAAGTTGCGGGCCGTGTGTCTACAGGCTGCGCCGTTGTCATGCGGCGCGCGAGGTTCACGTCAAACCCCATGAGAGTCCTTCAATGTGACGAGAGAAGGATGCTAAGTCGAGCGCGTCGCCGTGACTTCCATAATGTGCCCGTGACTGCAGCTTGCAGGGCAGGCCACCCCCACCGGGACGGAATGATGGCCCCGTCAGGAGACAAAGTGTTTCCACAGGGGTCGACGTTGAAGCGCGGGCGGAAGCGCGACGGCTTGCGCATCTGTGTATCAGGCGGGGGTGTCATTCGTCGGCGCGAGCGCCAGATAGCGCGCTTGCCTGACGCCGGGCGTGTACCTGCGTTACCTCGAACCTTCACCAGCCCGGTAAATCATCCCCAGCACGGCGGACGCTGCCGCATACAGTTCATCGGGAACATCCTGCCGCATGCGCAGGGCGGTCAGCAGCGCAGCGATCTGCGCGTCGTGATGGATCGGCAGTCCCAGCGCGCGCGCGCGGGCGAGCAGCAGGTCGAGCGCTTCGGGCGTCAGCGATGCGGGTGTCTGTGTGGTGCCGCCGGCAAGTCGCAGGCTGACTTTTCGCGTAGGCGAGGGCAGGTAGGCGCTCATGCCGTGGCCTGAAGGAGGACCGAGCTGCGAACGCTCGGTTGCTGGGGCAGGCCCGCCTGGCAGGTCAGCTGATCAAGAATCAGTCCGTTGGACGTCAGAAGGTGTGACAGCTCATTGAAGCGACGCTCCAGTCGCTCGACCGTGCCGACCCGTTGCGCCCACAGGCGTACGGCCAGGCGCAGTCCGCGAAGCTGGAGTTCGCCCTGCACGGGCCCAAGTGCAGGCAAGTCGAGTGCGAAGCCCAACGTCCAGCATGATGGCTGGTCGGCGTTGTCCTGCGGCGGCGTGAGCTGGATCTGCAGGATGTCCTGGCCGCCTTCGCCTTGCAGCGGGATCTCGATCATCCAGGCGCCGACGTTGTGGGCTTCGAGCTGCGCCACTTCGAGGCGGGCGAGGGCCGCATGCACGTCACCATGCAGGCGAGTGAGCAGGCTTTCGACGTCGCCGGGTTGGGCCGGTTCGGGCATCGGGGCGCGCGGTTGCGCGACGAGTCCACGCTGGAACAGTGGCGGTGGCGTTTCGGTGTCGTTTTGCGGTGCGCCGCGCACGGACGGTTCGAGCACGTCAGCGAGGCGCAGAAGCGCGGCCTTCCAGTCGTCCTCGCCCAGCACGCCCAGGTCGGTCGTTGGGCGGGCCAACTGGGATTCGAGGAAAAGACCGCTGCGCTTGACGGCTTCGCGCAGCCCGCCGTCGCTACTGATTTCGACGGGCGTGCGAATACTGTGTTCGAGCAACGCCAGGGCGTTGCGGATGCCGGGTGGCAACTGGCGGAGCAGCGGACGCTGGGCAAGGACGCCCAGGGTGGCCAGCAGGGGAGCGTAGCCATTCTGTTGCGGCAGGCGCTGGCGCAGGGCCTGGGCGATGACCTGTTCGGCGGGATTGCTGCCCAGCACTTCCAGTTTGGGTTCGGGTCCCAGGCTCAGGACGCGTACCTGGAACTGCGGCGGGAGCTGCGTTCCCGGCGCCTCCGTTTCCACGGTGAGCGCGCCGATCTGGATGATGAAGCGGTTCTGCTCATTCAGCCCCACCGTCCGCGCAGCAAGAACGCTGCCGACGCGCCAGCTCTCCGCGCTGGCGCCGGATGCGGCGCCAGCCCAGGTGAGAGCGGCAAGACTGGTTGGCTGGATGATCAAAGGGCTGTGTCCCGTTGCCTGTAGCCATGACGCGTACAAGATCGGCGGCATTCGCGAAAACTTGAGGGAACAAAGTGCGCGCGGGATCACGCGACGGCTCTAAAGACATCGCCCCGGCCGCCGATACATGCCCTGACAGCCACAGTTGGCATAGCGAGAACCTAAGGCGATGGGCAGCAGCAAGACAGCTTCGGCAGGCGATGGCGTGGTGCTACCCGCGGATTGCCGCATGGCCGACCTGGCCGGGGTGAAGCAGGCCCTGCAGGCGGGACTGGCCGCTGGTGCGCTGAGCGTCGACGGCGGTGCGGTCGAGCGCGTGGATACCGCCGCGCTGCAGCTGCTGCTGGCCGCCCGTCGCGATGCCGCCAAGGCATCCGTGGCCTTTACATGGCTGGGGGCGAGTGACGCGCTGCGTGATGCGGCGGCGTTGACCGGCCTGGCACAGACACTGGAACTGCCGGCCGCGATGCCGGCCTGAACGAGGTAGACGATGGCTAAGATTCTTGCAGTGGACGATTCGGCGTCGATGCGCGGCATGGTGGCTTTCACCCTGCGCGGTGCCGGTCATGACGTCACCGAGGCCGAGAACGGACAGCTGGCCGTGGATTCGGCCAAGGGCTCGAAGTACGACCTGGTGCTGGCGGACGTGAACATGCCGGTGATGGACGGCATCACGATGGTGAAGGAACTGCGCGCGATGCCCGAATACAAGGGCGTGCCGATCCTCATGCTCACCACCGAATCGCACACCGACCGCAAGATGGAAGGCAAGGCCGCCGGTGCCACCGGCTGGCTGGTGAAGCCGTTCGATCCGGAGCAGTTGCTGGCGACCGTCAAACGCGTCCTCGGTTAAGCGGAAATCGTATGAGCACGGTGAGCCTGTCGCAGTTTCATCAGACCTTCTTCGAAGAAAGCAGGGAAGGTCTCGACGCCATGGAAGCGGCGTTGCTGGCGCTCGACGAGGGTGGCGACACGGAGCTGGTCCACACCATCTTCCGCGCAGCGCACTCGATCAAGGGCGGTTCGGCCACGTTCGGTTTCCCGGACATGGCTGCGTTCACCCATGAGGCCGAGTCATTGCTGGACGAATTGCGCGACGGCCGTCGCGCGATCGATGCAAGCATCATCGAGCTGCTGCTGCGGTCGGTCGACTGCCTGCGCGGCATGTTCGAGCGCGCGCAGTCTGGTGCGCCGCTTGCCGATGCGCAAAGCGAACAGCTGCGCCAGGAGCTGGCGGCGTCCATCGGACGCCATGCACCGGTGACGCAGGCGGCCAAGGCCGCGGCGGCGCCAGCGGTCGACGCATGGCGCATTCGCTTCCGACCGCATGCGGGCATGTTGATGGGCGGCAACGATCCGGTCCGCATGCTGCGCGAGTTGTCGGAGCTGGGCGCATTGAACGTCCAGGCCGATGCCGACAAGCTGCCCCCGCTGGCGGCACTGGATCCGTCGGAAAGTCATCTCGGCTGGATCATCGAGTTGCGTGGCAAGGCCAGCAAGGCGGTCATTGCCGGCGTGTTCGACTGGGTCGAGGACGAGTGCGACCTCAGCATTGAGGCGATCGAGGAACCCGTGGCTGCCTCACCGGTGGCGGAGGCTGCGGCCGTCGCACCTGTCGCATCTGTCGCGCCGACAGCGGCACGCGCCACCCGTGAATCAGCGAGCGAATCCAGCTCGGTCCGCGTGGGCATCGACAAGATCGATGGCCTGATCGACCTTGTCGGCGAGCTGGTGATCACCCAGTCCATGCTCGATACCTTCCGCGAAGGCTTCGACAGCAACCGCATCGAAGCGCTGCAGGCGGGCCTCGCCCAACTCGCGCGCCATACGCGCTCGCTGCAGGAAAGCGTCATGGGCATCCGCATGTTGCCCATCGCATCGGTGTTCAACCGCTTCCCCCGCATGGTGCGCGACCTGAGCCAGAAACTCGGCAAGCAGGTGAAGCTCGACCTGGTGGGCGAGCAGACGGAGCTGGACAAGACCGTGCTCGAAAAGATCGGCGATCCGCTGGTGCACCTGGTGCGCAATGCGATCGACCATGGCCTGGAAACACCGGATCGTCGCCGCGCCGCCGGCAAGGGCGACGTTGGCACGCTCCGCCTCGAGGCCTCCCATCGCGGCGGTTCCATCGTGGTGGAGATCAGCGACGACGGCGCTGGCCTCAATCGCGACGCCATCGTCAACAAGGCCTTGCAACGCGGACTGATCGCGAGCGGCGATGCCTTGAGCGATGAAGAAGTTGCCGAGCTGATTTTCCAGCCGGGGTTCTCCACGGCCGCGCAGACCACCGACCTCTCCGGTCGCGGCGTCGGCATGGACGTGGTTCGCCGCAACGTCGTCGATCTCGGCGGCAGCGTGGCCATTCGCAGCACGCAGGGCAAGGGCTCGGTGTTCACCATCACCTTGCCGCTGACGCTGGCGATCATCGACGGACTCACGGCGATGGTTGGCGCGGAGCACTACATCGTGCCACTGGGCTCGATTGTCGAATCGGTCCAGTTGCGCAAGGAGCAGCTGCGCACGGTGACGGGTGGCGGTGAACTGTTCCACTTCCGCGATGCGTGGTTGCCGGTGATCCGGTTGCAGGATG
It encodes:
- a CDS encoding MinD/ParA family protein codes for the protein MDTFAMNQAWGLKTMFGAMNGQVDGGADVALSLAQDTTTPRRRCRAITVAGGKGGVGKSTVAVNLGMSLAMAGRDVMLLDADMGLANVDVLLGLSPSRHIGHLLDGTCGLKDLLLPAPHGLKVIPAGSGARRLAQMGTGEHAAVIRAFDELQDPPEYLLVDTAAGVSDNVVMFAAAADDVVLVVCDEPASLTDAYALTKVLSRDFRVRRFHVVANMVRHAGEARALYDKLARVCDRFLDVALDFMGTVPYDEHLRQAIRRQSAVVDMWPASRASRGFKQLAGVVDTWGEPQRPGRDRIAFFGGRNASVTGW
- a CDS encoding RNA polymerase sigma factor FliA, with product MSVASEYLQLQRESTEDMVRRHAPLVRRIAYHLMGRLPPSVDVEDLVQAGMIGLLEAARNFATDRQASFETYAGIRIRGAMLDELRKTDWTPRSVHRKLREVSEVVRQIENETGADAPDAEVVRRLGISTQEYHQILADAASARLLSLSTPDEDDEGAALDVADQEGLGPQDRIEQEGMRQSLIDAISGLPEREQLVMSLYYEQELNLKEIGAVLGVTESRVCQIHGAALVRLRARMTDWRAAPVNSESGTVNRKGRSPESSRAPRR
- a CDS encoding chemotaxis response regulator CheY, with product MDKNMKILVVDDFSTMRRIVRNLLVELGFSNALIQEADDGANAIEMLKKFPFDMVVTDWNMPNMTGIDLLRAIRAEPELKAMPVLMVTAENNRDQIIAAAQAGVNGYIVKPFTAVTLKEKLDKIFERLAAQGATA
- a CDS encoding protein phosphatase CheZ yields the protein MSAVMSTPLSVSLPPELQNLLNSPDGATFEMALDSMVRQREQHLFRALGLLARDLHDAVRRLGGELAQEGVPDSVADARQHLHDVLEMSSKAAHRSIDFAERMRPQAEVLETNAGEVLEWSEAGQPAAVLATQARDFAQQCREGLSDMVMAQSWQDLSGQRIKKVATFIGNVESSLLELVRLTGALAGGEAPAAAAKVSSQDEADRLLSEFGF
- a CDS encoding chemotaxis protein CheA: MDPTLDSELRDDFLVEAGELVQRLSEQLVELETSPQDADLLNAVFRAFHTVKGGAGFLGVEPMVQMCHHAEDLLNEARNGALVLDSAQMDALLEALDLLNDMMAALGASAEIEHAPASLLVRLQPPRNKPRPAPKPVQAPAPAPPPAEGGTIDDAEFEALLDSLYGTGGAPGAPSESTASDAIDDAEFEALLDQLHGKNAPGATAPPASNTIDDSEFEALLDQLHGKGTAPGKPEPPAPAPAPKPAAPKASKPAAAPEASVRVDTSRLDSLVNHAGELVLVRNRLVSLASNGNDEPLSTAASELDRVADELQGAVLGMRMQPVGRLFQRFPRIVRDLARQLGKEIELVTEGEDTDLDRSLVESLADPLIHLLRNAVDHGLEMPDAREAAGKPRKGRVRLSASQRGERIVIVVADDGKGMNPDILRQKAVEKGVIDAAQAARLTETESLELIFRPGFSTASTVSDISGRGVGMDVVKTRVAELGGTLQVRSKKGQGSELELTVPLTLAILRVLMVRVGTRLFAMPLGNVDEVFELAPGQDRLLDGSLVASHRDRALPLGDLSRWADASADAGRHVVVLHVGHQRLGCLVHAVIGREDVMVKPLGPLFAGVPGVAGATVTGDGKLALVLDLAGLAGEGGPLLSSSRADS
- a CDS encoding flagellar motor protein — protein: MDLVSLIGTILAFVVIIVGTVLKGSSLEALWNPAAFVIVIIGTISALLVQMQGKVLKHAMAMLPMVYKPPRHQPDDLISRVIGWSEISRRQGLLGLEPQIDSESDAFVRKGLQLLVDGSEPDAIRGVLEVEQETREHEDMAAAKVFEQAGIYSPTMGIIGAVMGLMAVMQNLADPSKLGHGIAAAFVATIYGVAIANMLMLPMANRLKSLIHKQVKMREIIIEGLVSIARGDNPRQIESRLQGYLA